Proteins from a single region of Crassaminicella profunda:
- a CDS encoding glycosyl hydrolase family 18 protein, translating to MWRSSSVVYAVQPGDTLYSIARRFDTTIENLMKLNGLTSTELTPGQRLKIPLYTEVVVNVDAANIRKGPGTYYPVIAQMSKNARLPEIGAWKEWKKVKLFDNSKGWIRGDLVKEYIHDGERPIIGNLGFYTLEEGPALPSSYDSFVNNTPALSETGMFLFQINKDNPTEIVKFGDFTDEYVKDIVSIAHRQNIKILPVVHNLLYKDGGTKTSKDVVKTLVSSEQNRQAFIQNVINLIEKYDFDGVNIDIEDVYLEDSENLSALYTELGEALRKKGYYLSGSIPARVSDKPFNPFSDPFDYEAIGKAVDEFVVMLYNEHGWPGSGPGPVVSIGWMDRVLNYTKTKMPPEKITGAVSVFGFDFNLTTGKNTYVTYDMAMKLAEKYNKEIIFDEKTQTPTFAYVDEEGNQHEVWFENRDSIYAKAQKAWDLDTKGLALWRLGMEDPNIWRMLREDVVVKRE from the coding sequence ATGTGGAGAAGTTCGAGTGTTGTTTATGCTGTTCAACCAGGAGATACTTTATACAGTATTGCCAGAAGATTTGATACGACAATTGAAAATCTTATGAAATTAAATGGATTAACGAGTACAGAGTTAACACCAGGACAACGCCTTAAGATTCCTCTTTATACGGAAGTTGTTGTAAATGTAGATGCTGCAAACATCCGTAAAGGACCAGGAACCTATTATCCAGTTATAGCACAAATGAGTAAAAATGCACGACTTCCTGAAATAGGGGCTTGGAAAGAATGGAAAAAGGTGAAATTATTTGATAATAGTAAAGGATGGATTCGAGGAGATTTAGTAAAGGAATATATACATGACGGAGAAAGACCAATAATAGGCAACTTAGGGTTTTATACTTTAGAAGAAGGACCAGCATTACCTAGTTCTTATGACTCTTTTGTGAATAATACACCTGCGTTATCAGAAACAGGGATGTTCTTATTTCAAATTAATAAGGACAATCCAACAGAAATTGTAAAATTTGGAGATTTTACAGATGAATATGTAAAAGATATTGTGTCTATTGCCCATAGACAAAATATTAAAATTTTACCTGTTGTTCATAATTTATTATACAAAGACGGAGGAACAAAAACTTCAAAAGATGTTGTAAAAACTTTAGTTTCTAGTGAGCAAAATCGTCAAGCTTTTATTCAGAATGTCATTAACCTTATTGAAAAATATGATTTTGATGGGGTAAATATTGATATTGAAGATGTATATTTAGAAGATAGTGAAAACTTATCTGCTTTATATACAGAACTAGGAGAAGCTTTAAGAAAAAAAGGATATTATTTATCAGGGTCTATTCCTGCTAGGGTAAGTGATAAACCTTTTAATCCTTTCTCTGATCCATTTGATTATGAGGCCATTGGAAAGGCAGTAGATGAATTTGTTGTAATGCTTTATAATGAACATGGCTGGCCTGGAAGTGGACCAGGGCCTGTTGTTTCAATAGGATGGATGGATAGAGTATTAAATTATACAAAGACTAAAATGCCACCAGAAAAGATTACAGGGGCCGTTTCTGTATTTGGATTTGATTTTAATTTAACTACAGGGAAGAACACCTATGTAACTTATGATATGGCCATGAAGCTTGCAGAAAAATACAATAAAGAAATTATTTTTGATGAAAAGACTCAAACACCAACCTTTGCTTATGTAGATGAAGAAGGAAATCAACACGAAGTTTGGTTTGAAAATAGAGATAGTATCTATGCAAAGGCTCAAAAGGCTTGGGATCTTGATACAAAAGGGCTTGCTCTTTGGAGACTTGGAATGGAGGATCCCAATATTTGGCGTATGTTAAGAGAAGATGTAGTAGTAAAAAGAGAATAA
- a CDS encoding TSUP family transporter, with the protein MEMKIVYLCFFGFLAQFVDSIAGGGGLISIPALFAFGIPPHFALGTNKLGAIFGTVSSSAKFIQSKKVHFAMLKYMIPATIIGAILGVNTVLLIDQKILNIIVTILLFIVCIYTIFKKDLGSEDHFTGMHRKNIIIGASIAFTLGFYDGFFGPGAGSFLIFSFITFLGFDFLISCGNAKILNTTSVITSFIVFAFHGKVIYSIGIPMGICMMLGALLGTQLAIKNGAKLIKPIFIVISICFMLKLSLNIL; encoded by the coding sequence ATGGAAATGAAAATTGTATATCTATGTTTCTTTGGTTTTCTAGCTCAATTTGTTGATTCTATTGCCGGCGGCGGAGGACTCATCAGTATTCCTGCTTTATTTGCTTTTGGTATTCCCCCTCATTTTGCCCTAGGTACCAACAAATTAGGGGCTATATTTGGCACTGTATCTAGTTCAGCAAAATTTATTCAATCAAAAAAAGTTCATTTTGCTATGCTAAAATATATGATTCCAGCTACCATTATTGGCGCCATATTAGGGGTAAACACAGTCTTATTAATTGATCAAAAAATATTAAATATTATTGTAACCATACTCCTTTTTATCGTATGTATCTATACCATATTTAAGAAAGATTTAGGCAGTGAAGATCATTTTACTGGTATGCATCGTAAAAATATCATCATTGGTGCAAGTATTGCATTTACCCTAGGCTTTTATGATGGTTTTTTTGGTCCAGGTGCAGGCTCTTTCTTGATTTTTTCCTTCATTACCTTTCTAGGCTTTGACTTTTTAATAAGCTGTGGCAATGCAAAAATATTAAATACTACCAGTGTGATTACATCTTTTATCGTCTTTGCCTTCCATGGTAAAGTCATTTATTCTATTGGTATCCCCATGGGCATATGTATGATGCTGGGTGCCCTTTTAGGAACACAACTAGCTATTAAAAATGGGGCAAAGCTTATCAAGCCTATTTTTATAGTGATTTCTATATGCTTTATGTTAAAACTGTCTTTGAATATTCTATAA